In Vigna unguiculata cultivar IT97K-499-35 chromosome 3, ASM411807v1, whole genome shotgun sequence, a single genomic region encodes these proteins:
- the LOC114178646 gene encoding serine/arginine-rich SC35-like splicing factor SCL28, which yields MGRYRSRSRSYSPRRRSRSPLPPPSRGRKRYVDDRYGDSRSYRDRRSPLPSGLLVRNLPLDARPEDLRIPFERYGPVKDVYLPKNYYTGEPRGFGFVKYRYGEDAAEAKQHLNHTIIGGREIRIVFAEENRKTPQEMRLSSRGSSRYGGGRRRNRSRSPQRRYRSYSRSPSPARDDSRDDRGRDDYYSPERSRSYSRSLSPSGGKDYRKSPRENGRSPDEKKGQTPSRSQSPRGNDRSPSRSRSRSYSPR from the exons ATGGGCAGGTATCGAAGCCGGAGCAGAAGCTATAGTCCTCGGCGACGAAGCAGAAGCCCGCTGCCACCGCCGTCGCGTGGTCGTAAGCGCTACGTCGACGATCGCTACGGTGATAGCAGGTCATACAGGGACCGCCGCTCACCTCTTCCTTCCGGTTTACTCGTTCGCAATCTTCCCCTCGATGCCAG GCCTGAGGATCTTAGGATCCCTTTTGAGCGCTATGGTCCTGTGAAGGATGTTTATCTACCCAAAAATTATTACACTgg TGAACCACGGGGCTTTGGATTTGTGAAATATCGATATGGTGAAGATGCAGCTGAGGCAAAACAACATCTTAATCATACTATCATTGGTGGACGCGAAATAAGAATTGTTTTTGCTGAGGAAAACAGGAAAACTCCTCAAGAAATGCGTCTTAGTTCTCGAGGAAG TTCCCGATATGGGGGTGGTAGAAGGAGAAATCGATCTAGGTCCCCACAACGCCGATACCGCT CCTATTCTCGGTCTCCATCACCTGCTAGGGATGATTCAAG GGATGACAGAGGTAGGGATGATTATTATTCTCCGGAGCGATCAAGATCTTATTCTAGGTCTCTCTCCCCTAGTGGTGGGAAGGACTACAGGAAGTCCCCTCGGGAGAACGGTCGGAGTCCTGATGAAAAGAAGGGTCAGACGCCTAGCAGATCCCAGAGCCCTAGGGGTAATGATCGCAGTCCTTCAAGGTCTCGTTCACGGTCATACAG TCCACGCTGA